The following are encoded together in the Eubacterium sp. 1001713B170207_170306_E7 genome:
- a CDS encoding restriction endonuclease subunit S, giving the protein MNYLTELLAFFKWLRDHHLGPVLQAYWHLLMYVNNSAAVLADDGQWYWPIRFKIANSRVCEALELENRFQVARARAHLVRHGRLHYHPHGGNKAGEYELIPFDTELSTLWITRPESGKRTQVWTQPDTQSARTGAPLINPVNNKHASLLYSNQEDAPFMPQFNLLPQITEEEKAAIRAQYPGDDVAAFNAIWAAREEKQKGETT; this is encoded by the coding sequence ATGAACTACCTGACCGAGCTGCTGGCTTTCTTTAAATGGCTGAGGGACCATCACCTGGGGCCGGTGCTGCAGGCCTACTGGCACCTGCTCATGTACGTCAATAACAGCGCCGCCGTTCTGGCCGATGATGGCCAGTGGTACTGGCCCATCCGCTTTAAGATCGCCAACAGCCGCGTGTGTGAGGCCCTGGAGCTTGAAAACCGGTTCCAGGTGGCGCGCGCAAGGGCGCACCTGGTGCGTCACGGACGCCTGCACTATCACCCGCACGGTGGAAACAAGGCCGGCGAGTACGAGCTCATCCCCTTTGACACTGAGCTTTCTACCCTGTGGATAACCCGCCCAGAGAGCGGCAAGCGCACACAGGTCTGGACGCAGCCCGACACACAGAGCGCACGCACAGGCGCACCGTTAATAAATCCTGTAAATAATAAACATGCTTCTCTATTGTATTCTAATCAGGAGGACGCGCCCTTTATGCCCCAGTTCAATCTGCTGCCCCAGATCACCGAGGAGGAGAAAGCCGCCATCCGGGCACAGTACCCCGGAGACGACGTGGCCGCCTTTAACGCCATCTGGGCCGCCAGAGAAGAAAAACAGAAAGGAGAAACAACATGA
- a CDS encoding sigma-70 family RNA polymerase sigma factor produces MKEKYTLIDTWVQEAKNSNQAAKEQLINTFKPLILSVMQKYIYDTEAYEDALQDGALVVLEAVQAYDPDLGVVFPFYLKNRLFHHFSNTAKKKRKQSENECPMGREEGETSTADLGEAPSAEQEMLDKAYTKARTQKLQRQLNALPEERASVIRLFYLKGKSLKEIASLQHISVGTVGTRIHRGIQQLQKHKNQLI; encoded by the coding sequence TTGAAAGAAAAATACACATTGATCGATACCTGGGTCCAGGAAGCAAAAAACAGTAACCAAGCAGCTAAAGAGCAGCTGATCAACACCTTTAAGCCTCTGATCCTGTCCGTCATGCAAAAATACATCTACGACACAGAAGCCTATGAGGACGCCCTGCAGGACGGCGCGCTGGTTGTGCTGGAGGCCGTACAGGCCTACGATCCGGATTTAGGCGTCGTATTCCCCTTTTATCTAAAAAACCGCCTGTTCCATCATTTTAGCAACACGGCGAAGAAAAAAAGAAAACAGAGCGAAAACGAATGCCCCATGGGCAGAGAGGAGGGCGAAACCAGCACAGCAGATTTAGGAGAAGCCCCTTCGGCAGAGCAGGAAATGCTGGACAAGGCATACACCAAAGCCCGGACCCAGAAGCTGCAGCGGCAGCTCAATGCACTGCCCGAGGAACGGGCCAGCGTTATCCGCCTGTTCTACCTGAAGGGTAAAAGCCTCAAGGAGATCGCCAGTCTCCAGCACATCAGCGTCGGCACTGTCGGCACCCGGATACACCGCGGCATTCAGCAGCTGCAAAAGCATAAAAATCAACTGATTTAG
- a CDS encoding DUF2922 domain-containing protein — protein sequence MAAATSKDLTITFQRTDGKDHKITIPDYKEGITDAEIRTGAQAIVDQDAFEPDGFALAKVVGAVKIDTTKTDVVIEDTV from the coding sequence ATGGCAGCAGCAACCAGCAAAGATTTAACCATTACCTTCCAGCGGACAGACGGAAAGGATCACAAAATCACCATCCCGGATTACAAAGAGGGCATCACCGACGCCGAGATCAGGACCGGGGCCCAGGCCATCGTGGACCAGGACGCCTTTGAGCCCGACGGCTTCGCCCTGGCCAAGGTGGTGGGGGCCGTGAAAATCGACACCACCAAAACCGACGTGGTCATTGAAGACACCGTGTAA
- a CDS encoding D-Ala-D-Ala carboxypeptidase family metallohydrolase: MKNCYKHISRRIILTILVLVSGVFLTSLQAGTMDPPEARPPQATAAEPGITEPETPPEPPKPAPAPKPESPPDGAVIEHPLPEDPILTDGLWATEHFMMDEYACDCPGYCDGWPAEMDPELLERVEALRNALGRPVIITSGVRCPARNAEVGGIDGSWHLYGHAADLYCPGVPYDQVAAEARALGLGVIEYPGQAFDHVEIWR, from the coding sequence ATGAAAAATTGTTACAAACATATCAGCCGAAGAATCATCCTGACCATTCTGGTCCTGGTTTCCGGCGTGTTTTTGACCAGCCTTCAGGCAGGGACGATGGACCCGCCGGAGGCCCGGCCCCCGCAGGCCACAGCGGCAGAGCCGGGCATAACCGAACCGGAAACGCCGCCAGAGCCGCCCAAACCAGCGCCAGCGCCGAAGCCCGAAAGCCCGCCCGACGGCGCAGTGATCGAGCACCCCCTGCCCGAGGACCCCATTCTCACCGACGGGCTCTGGGCCACAGAGCATTTTATGATGGACGAATACGCCTGCGACTGCCCGGGCTACTGCGACGGGTGGCCCGCCGAGATGGACCCGGAACTGCTGGAGCGCGTCGAGGCCCTGCGGAACGCCCTGGGCCGGCCGGTCATTATCACCTCGGGCGTGCGGTGCCCGGCCCGCAACGCCGAGGTGGGCGGCATTGACGGCTCCTGGCACCTTTATGGCCACGCCGCCGACCTGTACTGCCCCGGCGTGCCCTATGACCAGGTGGCAGCCGAGGCCCGCGCCCTGGGGCTTGGGGTTATCGAGTACCCCGGTCAGGCCTTTGACCATGTAGAAATCTGGCGTTAA
- a CDS encoding YDG domain-containing protein, whose amino-acid sequence MNHATPSSKTLFVKTLILTVLALAAFLVLPGSARAGETAGAFTVEGGIKDKDYSYDAADYILTINSGEICIANTNPSPTTDRIVVAGDAAVTLNGVNIDVSGPTGSCAFTVDSGVRLELTLAAGKENTLKSGTNHAGLSLPDGAELIINSSADSPDQLKAEGGNSGAGIGGEWAYSNSGAAKSQSGTVTITGGTIEATGGQYAAGIGGGYAYSNSGAATSESGAVTIAGGTVTAKSGWGGAGIGGGLVQSDTGAATSQCGAVTVEGGTVTANGGWGGAGIGGGRANSEAEAATRQCGAVTVEGGTVTANGGDSGAGIGGGFAYSLQEDAASQCGAVTIAGGTVTAEGGSSAAGIGGGYAQSSSKTPTSAGGAVVISGGSVAAKGNDNSQDIGHGGVSSGGDKTPGTLKNSAAKDVYRVTISGVAAGTPVFQDDTPPPAGYGLKDVQTDAGGKLYFYLPVDDASDLGDFTTVSLRKDRSDGELATGDLWVAANHDNKLKIGKNPGCSFDTTTELTYDKTALAPALRCQSGVAKPSVYYKDASGSWSTTNSNIQASTSTGYGVIAQIAAEAGYGQKIIMALYTINPQPLTITGLTAVNRPYDGSKIVQLNTTAASLDGILENDDVQATIPATGTMADPDVGKDKRVTVALPDLTGNDSSNYSLTRQPDITVNIDKINQASLTIENTDTSYSPSGIALTADGGTGGGAVTWSLDSGGTGQGNISGSTLNVTSCGRFDLKATKAGGINYNDQTTTKTITVNKANGSATVKMDGWVYGHTPADPAAESTTNTGVKPVFEYKAKGADDTTYVNDKPTLPGDYTVRAIFGETANYKEATATADFAIEMGLTLEDKTVTYSGQPQRLTVSGALPPGATVTYVPESAIDAGSYPVKATISGEGYTTKTLEATLTIKAATPLVAINPAPGQDILVGQPVTLEVVLAGVTADHVAGSVTLNGETRALVNSQVAFTYTPADDQPRTLTAGYAPEEGSSYTEASGSITLTAGKKTREPIMVDDQTKTYGDAAFRLTPTGGSLQDGEAYSYASDTLGVAIVDESGQVTITGAGTAHLTVSVPGSAVWQSTQAVMTLTVEKAAITGVTFEGATFKEDGQPHSIEITGELPPGATVAYENNTQTAPGTYKAKAMIDGGPNYQSLTLEASLTITAKPVDPVDPVDPVDPVDPVDPVDPVDPEDPVDPVDPVDPVDPVKPGDPGKTQPGNLLDRETRLKNPTTGRALTLGQVSGSAATLAALAVLTALAVGRRRKR is encoded by the coding sequence ATGAACCATGCCACCCCCTCCAGCAAAACCCTTTTCGTCAAAACCCTGATCCTGACCGTCCTCGCTCTGGCGGCGTTTTTAGTGCTGCCCGGCAGCGCGCGCGCCGGGGAGACCGCCGGGGCTTTTACGGTGGAGGGCGGAATTAAGGATAAGGATTACAGCTACGATGCCGCCGACTATATCCTGACCATCAACAGCGGCGAGATCTGTATTGCAAACACGAATCCAAGCCCGACCACGGACAGGATCGTGGTGGCCGGCGATGCCGCCGTCACTCTGAACGGAGTGAATATTGATGTGAGCGGTCCGACGGGCAGCTGCGCTTTTACGGTGGACAGCGGGGTGAGACTTGAGCTGACCCTGGCGGCCGGCAAAGAGAACACCTTGAAAAGTGGTACAAACCATGCCGGGCTCAGCCTGCCCGATGGTGCGGAACTGATTATTAACAGCAGCGCCGACAGCCCCGACCAGCTTAAAGCCGAAGGCGGCAATAGCGGAGCGGGGATCGGAGGGGAATGGGCCTATTCCAATTCAGGAGCGGCCAAAAGCCAGTCCGGAACGGTCACCATCACCGGCGGAACGATCGAGGCTACCGGCGGCCAATACGCAGCGGGAATCGGAGGGGGATATGCCTATTCCAATTCAGGAGCGGCCACCAGTGAGTCCGGAGCGGTCACCATCGCCGGCGGCACGGTCACGGCCAAAAGCGGCTGGGGCGGAGCGGGGATCGGCGGGGGACTCGTCCAGTCCGATACAGGAGCTGCCACCAGCCAGTGCGGAGCAGTCACCGTCGAGGGCGGAACGGTCACGGCCAACGGCGGCTGGGGCGGAGCGGGAATCGGCGGGGGACGCGCCAATTCCGAAGCAGAAGCTGCCACCAGGCAGTGCGGAGCGGTCACCGTCGAGGGCGGCACAGTCACGGCCAACGGTGGCGATAGCGGAGCGGGGATCGGCGGGGGATTTGCCTATTCCCTACAGGAAGATGCCGCCAGCCAGTGCGGAGCGGTCACCATCGCCGGCGGAACGGTCACGGCCGAAGGAGGCAGTAGCGCAGCGGGGATCGGCGGAGGATACGCCCAATCCAGTTCAAAAACGCCCACCAGCGCTGGCGGCGCCGTGGTCATCAGCGGGGGCAGTGTGGCGGCAAAGGGCAACGATAACAGCCAGGACATCGGTCACGGTGGGGTGAGCAGCGGCGGCGACAAAACCCCCGGCACCCTTAAAAACAGCGCCGCAAAAGACGTCTACCGCGTCACCATCTCCGGCGTTGCTGCCGGCACGCCCGTCTTTCAGGACGATACTCCGCCCCCGGCAGGCTATGGCCTCAAGGACGTCCAGACTGATGCGGGCGGCAAGCTCTACTTCTACCTGCCCGTCGACGATGCCAGCGACCTCGGGGACTTTACCACCGTCAGCCTGAGAAAAGACCGTTCGGACGGCGAGCTGGCCACCGGCGACCTCTGGGTGGCGGCGAACCACGACAACAAACTGAAGATCGGTAAGAACCCGGGCTGCAGCTTTGACACCACCACCGAGCTGACCTACGATAAAACCGCCCTGGCTCCGGCCCTGCGGTGTCAGAGCGGGGTGGCCAAACCCAGTGTGTATTACAAAGATGCCAGCGGCTCCTGGAGCACAACCAACAGCAACATCCAGGCCAGCACCAGCACCGGCTACGGCGTCATCGCCCAGATCGCTGCCGAAGCCGGCTACGGCCAGAAAATCATCATGGCTCTCTACACCATCAATCCCCAACCCCTGACCATCACCGGCCTGACAGCCGTTAACCGGCCCTATGACGGATCGAAGATTGTCCAGCTCAACACCACCGCGGCCAGTCTGGACGGCATATTAGAGAATGACGACGTCCAGGCCACCATACCGGCTACCGGCACCATGGCGGACCCCGACGTGGGAAAGGATAAGCGCGTGACCGTTGCGCTGCCAGACCTCACAGGCAATGACAGCAGCAACTACAGCCTGACCCGGCAACCCGACATCACCGTAAACATCGACAAGATCAACCAGGCGTCCCTGACCATCGAAAACACCGACACCTCCTACAGCCCGTCGGGCATTGCCCTGACCGCGGACGGCGGTACCGGCGGCGGGGCCGTCACCTGGAGTCTGGACAGCGGCGGCACCGGCCAGGGAAACATCAGCGGCAGCACCCTGAATGTGACGAGCTGCGGCAGATTTGACCTCAAAGCCACCAAAGCCGGCGGGATCAACTACAACGACCAGACCACCACCAAAACCATCACCGTGAACAAAGCGAACGGCAGTGCCACCGTCAAAATGGACGGCTGGGTCTACGGCCATACGCCAGCTGACCCGGCAGCAGAAAGCACCACCAATACCGGCGTAAAACCCGTTTTTGAATATAAAGCCAAAGGCGCGGACGACACCACCTATGTCAACGACAAGCCCACCCTGCCCGGTGATTATACGGTGCGCGCCATTTTCGGCGAAACCGCCAACTACAAAGAAGCCACCGCCACGGCCGACTTTGCCATCGAGATGGGCCTCACCCTTGAGGATAAAACCGTCACCTACAGCGGCCAGCCCCAGCGCCTGACCGTGTCCGGCGCTCTGCCGCCGGGCGCCACCGTGACCTACGTGCCCGAAAGCGCCATCGACGCCGGCAGCTACCCAGTCAAGGCCACCATCAGCGGCGAGGGCTACACCACCAAAACCCTGGAGGCCACCCTCACCATTAAAGCGGCCACCCCGCTGGTTGCCATTAACCCGGCCCCGGGCCAGGATATCCTCGTCGGCCAGCCCGTTACCCTTGAGGTGGTCCTGGCCGGTGTAACAGCCGACCACGTAGCGGGCAGCGTCACCCTGAACGGCGAGACCAGAGCCCTTGTCAACAGCCAGGTCGCCTTTACCTACACCCCGGCCGACGATCAGCCCAGAACCCTGACCGCGGGCTATGCCCCGGAAGAGGGAAGCAGCTACACCGAGGCCAGTGGCAGCATCACCCTGACCGCGGGCAAGAAAACCCGGGAGCCCATCATGGTGGATGACCAGACTAAAACCTATGGCGATGCCGCTTTCAGGCTCACGCCCACCGGCGGCAGTCTCCAGGACGGCGAAGCCTATAGCTACGCCAGCGACACCCTGGGCGTAGCCATAGTGGACGAAAGCGGCCAGGTCACCATCACCGGTGCCGGAACGGCCCACCTCACCGTGAGTGTGCCCGGGAGCGCCGTCTGGCAGAGCACCCAGGCCGTTATGACCCTGACCGTGGAAAAAGCTGCCATCACCGGCGTCACCTTCGAGGGCGCCACCTTTAAGGAGGATGGCCAGCCCCACAGCATCGAGATTACCGGAGAACTGCCGCCAGGGGCGACCGTGGCCTACGAAAACAACACCCAGACCGCCCCGGGCACCTACAAAGCCAAGGCCATGATCGACGGCGGTCCCAACTACCAGAGCCTCACCCTCGAGGCCAGCCTCACCATCACGGCGAAGCCTGTGGACCCCGTAGACCCTGTGGACCCTGTGGACCCTGTGGATCCCGTGGACCCGGTGGACCCGGTGGATCCCGAGGATCCCGTGGACCCTGTAGACCCCGTGGACCCGGTGGATCCCGTGAAGCCCGGAGATCCCGGCAAAACCCAGCCCGGGAACCTCCTGGACAGGGAAACCCGCCTCAAAAACCCGACCACCGGCCGGGCCCTCACCCTGGGCCAGGTCAGCGGCAGCGCCGCCACCCTGGCAGCCCTGGCCGTGCTGACCGCGCTGGCTGTGGGAAGAAGGCGGAAGCGCTAA